The DNA sequence TATTGAGCGACACCAATACTTCGTAGCCGACACCCTGCACATCAATCAGCAGTTCCGGCGCCTTGCGCTCCAGTAATGTGCCATGAATTCTTCCGATCACCTCGCAATTCCTCTCTTTATAGGACTCGCCATATTATTTATACCGCCCCCTGGCATAACGAACATCGGGGGGCAATCCAGCCGTGGTACGGATTGTTTGCGCGTGGCAGAGCGCCACTGCAAGCGCGTCTGCGGCATCCTCAGAAGGCACCGAAGGCAACTTCAGCAGTCGTGTGACCATATGCTGCACCTGCTCCTTGCCAGCCGCGCCACTGCCAACCACCGACTGCTTGACTGACCGCGCAGCATACTCAGCCACCGACAACCCCGCGGCAACACCCGCCACAATGGCTGCGCCACGGGCCTGCCCGAGCTTCAGCGCAGCCCTGGGATCACGGGCAAAGAAAACATCCTCAATGGCCATTGTCTCAGGATGGTGCTCTTCGATAATGCAGGAAAGACTCTCAAAGATCACTTTGAGACGCTCCGGAAGCGCGCCATCCGGCAGGCGGATAATGCCACTGGCAACATACTCGGCGCGGGAACCAACGGCGTTGACAAGGCCAAAACCGGTCTTTCTCGAACCCGGGTCTATACCGAGAATCAGTGTC is a window from the Porticoccus hydrocarbonoclasticus MCTG13d genome containing:
- the ruvC gene encoding crossover junction endodeoxyribonuclease RuvC, with the protein product MTLILGIDPGSRKTGFGLVNAVGSRAEYVASGIIRLPDGALPERLKVIFESLSCIIEEHHPETMAIEDVFFARDPRAALKLGQARGAAIVAGVAAGLSVAEYAARSVKQSVVGSGAAGKEQVQHMVTRLLKLPSVPSEDAADALAVALCHAQTIRTTAGLPPDVRYARGRYK